The genomic segment CAAAATCATTGAGCACTTCAAATGCCACAAGACTAGCGCCACCGACGATGGCTGCCTGCGACATAGGCAGAACGATACGAAAAAAGATATGCGTTTGGTTTTTTCCAAGCAATCTGGCATTTTCAATGAACACAGCACTCTGTTTTTCAAGAAAGGTTTTCGTAATCAAATAGACGTAGGGGAATAAACACAGAGTAAAAATAAAAATAGCGCCCTTCATCGACATAATGTCAAAGTAGCGTTGATCGAGCGTCATCCCGAATGCATCACGCAAAATTGTTTGAATGCTTCCCGTGTAGCTGAGCATGGAGCCGTACGTGTATGCTGCGATATACGGAGGAATTGCCAACGGCAGCACGAAAGCAAATGAAAAAAAGCGACGCAATGGAAAATCGTAGGCAGCGACCAGCCAGGCCAAGGTCACACCTACGATGATCGTACAGGCTCCGGTACCGAGCACGAGCCATAACGATTGCAGCGCGTAATCCAGCAGCATGTACTCTTGGATATGCTGCCAGTTTTCATTCTGTTTTTGAAAGAGTCCGAAAAAAATATAAAGAGACGGGAGAAGGGCCAAAAAGGCCCCTATCACGCTCAGCGTTACCCACCCGTTCAGTTTTCGTCTCAGGCTTCTACGCAAAAGTGCTCCCGTCATGCTTATTTCCAACCTGCTTGATTCAGCAGTTCTACCGCTTTTTTGTTATACTCGCCGAGCTTAGCAAAGTCGAGCTTTTGCGTTTTGAATTCTCCCCACTCTTTCAAAAGAGCAGGCTTGTCTGCCTCTGCATTGACAGGGAACTCGTAGCTTCCGTTTGTCAGCATCGTTTGAGCCTCTTTCCCTGTGACGAACTCAATCAATTTCACGGCATTGTCCTTGTTTTTCGCATGCTTGGTCAAACCAATACCGCTGATGTTCAAGTGTGTGCCTGTTGTCTCTTGGTTCGGGAAGAAAACGCCGATGTTTTGCGCGACTTTTACTTCCTCTGCATCTTTAGAGTTCAGCATCTGTCCAACATAGTACGTGTTCATGATCGCAACGTCACCGACTTTGGCAACAACAGCTTTTGCCTGGTCACGGTCTCCACCTTCAGGCTTGCGCGCGAAATTGTTCACCAGACCCTTTGCCCAATCCAATGCAGCCTGCTCGCCATTCAGCTCAATAAAGGAAGCAACGAGTGACTGGTTGTACAAGTTGGAAGAAGAGCGTACCAATACTTTGCCTTTCCATTTATCTGTAGCCAAATCTTCATACGTAGACAGCTGCTCTGGCTTCACACGATCCTTCGCATACACGATTACACGCGCACGGGTAGCCATACCGATCCATTGGTTGTCAGGATCACGCAATTCTTTCGGTACGTTTTTCTCTACTTCAGCAGATTGAATCGGTTGCAGAACGCCATTTTGCTTCGCGTAGTTCAGAACACCACCGTCAACCGTGATGAACAAATCAGCTTCGGAGCTCTCTCCTTCACGCTTCAAGCGCTCAACCAGCTCTTCTGCGGTGCCCTTCACTTCGTTTACCTTGATGCCTGTTTGCTTGGTAAATTCAGCAAACAGCTTGCTATCAATATCGTAGTGGCGCGCAGTAAATACGTTCACGGCTTGCTCTGTGGCAGCCGGCTCCTGTGCCTTTGGTGCTTCTGTTTGCGGCTGGGCAGTATTCGCGCCGTTTCCGCATGCAGCAAGTATTGGCAGCGTCAGCATGGTACTCAGCATGACCGCCAGCATCGATTTTTTTCTCATTTTGATTCTCCCTCTCTATCGCAGTGATTATTGATAATGAATATCATTGCCAATTGACAAGGCTTATTGTAACGAACAAAAATGAGAAAATGCTGTGAAAATAAAAAAACATCTCCAATTATTTTTAGCGAGATGTGGATCGGTTGAAATTCACTGACGAAGCGGCACAAAAACAGTTACAGTCGTCCCGTTCTGCTCCACACTCTGAATCGTTATGCTGCCGTTGTAACGCATAAGCAATCGTTTGGCGATGGCAAGCCCGAGTCCATACCCGCTCTCCCCGCTGTTTCTTGCTTTGTCTACCCGATACAATCGGTCCAAGACATACGGCAAATCCTGCTCGGGTATGCCGATTCCTTCATCTATGATTTCCATACAGGCTACATTTTCTTGCACCTTGGCCCTCACGTAGATTCTCCTGCTCTCCCCGGAATACTTGACCGCATTATCCAAAAGGATCAGTAGCACTTGCTCCAGGTGTTCTTCCGATATAGCCAGGATTTCTCCAGCCAAAGGCGCAAGTTCCTGCTCGATCGTAAATGTCGGCTGAATCATGGCGAATTTCTTGATCATGTGACAGACAGCCCGATCCGGATCATGGAGCGCTACATTCTCTTCTATTTCCACATGCTCCGCTCTCGTCAAAGCGAGCAGCTCCTGCACCAGTCCCTTTAGTCTGGCGAGCTCTTGAATCGATGTCTGCAAGGATTCCTCCAAAACAGCTGGATCATTTTTGCCCCAGCGCCGTAGCATTCCCAGATGCCCTTCCATAATCGCAATCGGCGTCCGCAGCTCATGTGAAGCATCTTCGACGAATTGTCTCTGCTGCAAAAAGGAACGCTCCACCTGATCCATCATTTTATTGAACATTTTCATCAAAGTCGCAATCTCATCCTGATTATCGTGAAACTGCACACGTTCATGGAATCCTTTTTGCCGGACGTTGCTCATCGTTTCATTCATCGATTGCAATGGCTTTAGCAACTGCCGCGCGAGCAATCTGCCACCCAGACCGCTTATGATCACAGCGGTCAAGCACCCAATGGCCATGACCTGAAAGAGAGCACCACTCAACTGCTCAAACTCTTTCATATTCTTCAGAATCATGACTGTCCCGTTAAATTGAAAGATCGTAAGGGGGCTACTCATGATCAACAGGTCACCACGTACTTCTTGGGTCTGGGTGCGAATCGACTGAACAGGCGGGAGCGGTGGCAGTGTGATATCTTGAAAGTTTTCCGAGACAACGACAATCGGATTACCCTCTCCGTCCAGAATGCGAATCATCTGGTTTCGTTGATTGATTTTCTCCAAAAAGCTGCGCAGCTCTGCGAGGTCATCCTCTTCAAAAGATTGCTCTTTTTCCAGCGCGTAGTTGAGGAACTCTCGCATGGTCTGTTGCACAACCTGCTGTTCCTGATTAAACATCCACTTCTCTACAAAAAAATATTGGAAGCTATTATAGCCAATGAATACGAGAAAAAGCAGAAGTGACGACCAGACTGTCAACTTCCATTTGATCGGGAGCTTTAAGAATCTCGATGGTCCTCTCATTTTCGCATCACATAGCCAATCCCTCGTACAGTCGAGATATAGCTGTCCTCATTGGGAGAATCGATTTTATTGCGCAAATACCGGACGTACACATCGACAACATTGGTCTCGACAGCAGCCTCGAATCCCCACACGGTATCGAGCAGCACCTCGCGAGGCAGGACTCGATTGATGTTTTTCATGAACGTCACGAGCAAATCATACTCTCTTTTGGTCAATTCAACAGGTTGGTTATTTTTGGTGACGACACGTCCCTCCATTTGAACCACCAGCTCTCGGTGCGCGAGCAAGGTTTGGGGGACATTCTCCTGTTCTTCCTGTCGGCGAAACACAACACGTATGCGTGCCAACAGCTCCTCGATCGCAAATGGCTTCGGAATGTAATCATCGGCGCCACTGTCCAAGCCTGAGACGCGGTCCGTAATACTGTCTCTGGCTGTCAGCATAATGATCGGCGTTTTTTTCACGCTGCGTATTTTTTGACAAACCGTAATGCCATCAAGCGCCGGAAGCATGACGTCCAATAATATGACATCCCATTCTTCCTTTAAAGCAAGCTCGAGTCCTTTATGTCCATCATGCGCGACTGTAATCGCAAACGATTCGTAGCGCAGCTCCAGTTCAATAAATCGGGCCATATTGATCTCATCTTCTATCAGCAGCACTCTTTTCACGTTTTGCCCACCCTTTTGCCCATGCCGGGGAATTCCACCTGATTGTAGATGAAAATAATTATCATCGTCAATGTTCGCGTGGGAAAAGGAACTTTCTTGTCATTTGGAAAATACTTACTTATGCTTATTGTAGAACTTTTTTAAAGGAAGTGGATGTACGTGTATCACGTAAAAGGAAACCAACAGTTGGCTGGTCAGCTTCTCCATGATAAAAGTGACGTGATGTTTGCGGGTGTGGTCGCAGGCAATCATCCCGGGCTCATTTGGGTAGATAATCCCGACAAGCCTTCCTGTGCACTCGTATGGTCAACAGGTTTAAGCAGCTTCGCTTTCCTTGGAGAGCCGAGCAAAAGCATTCACCCCGCTACTTTCTCTGCTTTTTTTCAAACACAAATTGGCCCTATTTTGAAGCAAAAGGACCTTAGTTATTTTGAATTCTCGCGGGAATCAAAAGAGTGGGATTCACTTCTCACACCTATTATGAAGAGCAGCGGCTGGGAGACGAGTACTCAATTTGTCTATCGGTCTTCTTGTGATCAGGGAGAGGAACCATCTTTTATTATTCCTGCCCCCTACTATTCAATTGAACTGGGGGAAAGCTTTTTACGAGGGCATGATACCGTCATTCCTTCCAACCTCGATTTTGTGACCGACTACCTCCATGAGTATTGGTACTCCATCGATGACTTTTTGGAAAATGGCTACGGATATGCTGCCCTTACGACTGATCATGAAGTGGCGAGCATTTGTATGTCCACAGCGGTCTATCAGTCGACTCATGCTATCGGCGTTGAAACACTAGAACCCTATCGTCAAAAAGGCTTGTCCAGTACACTGGCTTATCAATTGCAAAATAGGCTTCATCAGGAAGCAGTAACTGTGTGGTGGGACTGTATGGATTCAAATATCGCTTCGCAAAAAACGGCTGAAAAGGCTGGACTGCATCTATCTCATCGTTATGAAGTCTCCTGGTTCTCCTACGCCGCCCAGTAACCATGCGCCCACCACTTACATAAGATATGTCAAACTGGTTCATGAAGTAAGGTGGTGTTTCACGTGTACGGATCAGCCATATGAATACCCATACGAATATGACTTACGAGCCGTGTCCTCACAACATGGACGAAGAACAGGACAATCTTTTGCCGAAATCCAGGGTGGTCCACTGGCACCGAACCTGCACGGCTACGTTGTTTTTACCGATGTCCCCTACGGTACCGAAGTGTTCGTGGAAGTCAGCGGCCTCCCCGCTTTCCAGCCAGCCGCTGGCAATCAGCCGCAAATCGGGCCATTTGGTTTTCATTTGCATGAGCATGGCGTCTGCACGGTAGGAAATTCGGAAGATCCCTTTACCGCAGCAGGCAGTCACTGGAACCCTACCCAACAACCGCATGGCAACCACGTAGGCGATTTCCCCGTGCTGTTTTCCAATGATGGGTATGCGCGAATGACTTTTTTCACAAACAAAATCAGTGCAGCAGATGTGGTCGGCAGAACCCTGATCATCCATCAAAGTCCCGATGACTTCCATTCGCAGCCGGCAGGAAATAGCGGAAAACGACTGGCATGTGGAGTGATCTACGCTGGATAGGGCTTTTTCCAATAGGAAAGGGGGCAACCATGTAAGCTGCCCCCTTTTGTTATTGAATTATCTAGCGCCGTAATGTCGACAAATCAAATGCTGGTACAAGCCCTTCCTCGGCTGCACGACCGAGCAACGCCTCGACAGCTGCATAACCATCATTACCCAAATTTCTCGTAAACTCATTCACGTACAAATTAATATGCGCTTGCGCTACCTCCAGGGACAGCTCTTGGGCATGAGACATGACATATTCTTGTGACGCGGTCGGATTCGCCCATGCATATTCCACAGAGGAGCGCGTCCAATTGGTCAGAGCCTCGATGTCCATTGATTTTTTCGCGATGATGGCACCCAACGGAATCGGCAAATGGGTATCAGACTCCCACCAGTTGCCCAAGTCAGTCATGAGAGACAGCCCGTAGTTTTGGTACGTGAAACGCGCTTCGTGGATCACGAGTCCTGCATCGATCTTGCCGTCACGTACAGCAGGCATAATCTCATGAAACGGCATGACGACGATCTCCCCTACACCACCTGGGACATTTTGTGCAGCCCAGAGCCGGAACAGTAAATAAGCTGTGGAGCGCTCACTCGGAACGGCTACACGTTTGTTGGACAGGCGTGCTGGATCGTTCGCACTCTCGCCAGAATTTCCTTGGGTCAAAACAAGTGGCCCGCATCCTCTGCCCAGTGCACCGCCGCAAGGGAGCAACGAGTAGTTGTCCATCACCCATGGCAATGCCGCATAGGAGATTTTCATTACTTCTGGGCCTTCCCCCTGTGCAGCAAGCGTATTCGTAATATCGATATCTGCGTACATAATATCGAGCTTTGGCGCTCCCGGAATCAAATCATGTGCCCAGGCATGAAAAACAAAAGTGTCATTCGGACATGGTGAAAACGCAATTTTCATGATAGTACCTCCCGTAGTACAGAGCTTCCCTTTTCCAGAGATTCCAACGCATCTTTTATCCGCCAAGCGGATTTATCCCGCGGCCCAATTGCATTCGATACCGTGCGAATTTCCAGAACAGGTCGTCCAGCAGCCTGGGCAGCAGTCGCAACGCCATACCCCTCCATCGCTTCAGCTAGCGCGTCTGGCATCCGCTGTACCAAAGCCGCGGCTGTTTCCGCTGTTCCCGTCACGGTTGATAGTGTAAGTACAATGCCTTTTTTGGCGGCCAAGCCTGCCTCTTTCATCGCATTTGTCAGCTGTTCGACCAACGCCTGATCGACACTTACCCGAGCTGATCCAAATCCCAGCTCGTCCACACTGCAAAAGCCCTCAGGCGTTTCTGCCCCCAAATCCGCACAAATAATCTCTGTCGCGACAACCAGCGACCCAATCTCTGCTTGTCCCACGAATCCGCCGCATATTCCTGCACAAATGACCAGATCGTAGTCCGCGCAAGCAAGCGCTCTGGCTGTGCTCGCTGCGGCCGCTGCCGGCCCCACTCCCCCAGCGATGACTGTGAATCGCTCATCCCCTTGAATGCCGCGCATCACTGCCTCCCGTTCTGCATCAACGGAGGTCACGACCAGAATGCTTCTATATTGTTGTGACAAAATCATTTGCCCTGGCTCCTTTCAACCGCTTTCCACCCTCAACGTTATCGCTACTTTTCGTTCGTGTAAAGCCGTTTAAAGAGTTTGTCAAAAGACAGGGAAATTATTACAATGGAACCTGTTGTGCATTTTCGTTAGATAAGAGGTGACCGATCATGCTTCATCCACCGAATCCGAACACCCATCCCGAATGGATCGCCCCCCACTCTTTAGCCTGGTACACACAGCTGGGCCAAATGACTGGTGAATACGTATACCCGTGGCGCTCTACCATTACCGAACCGAATGGCGAGTCACTCTTTATGGAAGAAATTGGTCGTATGGTTCCGAATCAATCTGTTCTCGACATCGGCTGCGGGCACGGCGCATTCACAATGCACTGGAGCCGTTCTGCCAAAGAAATCGTTGGCTTGGATGTGACAGAAAACTTTGTGCAAAAGGTCCGTGCACAAATACCCGAAAACGTCTCCTTCGTTGTCAGCAATACGAAATATACCCTCCCCTTCCATGACGATACGTTCGATTGCGCCTACAATCGCAAGGGACCTACCTCCGCCTATCCAGATATAACACGCGTCGTCAAAAGAGGAGGCTCCTTCATCGGATTACATCCGGGCGATCAGTTGTCCGCCGAATTATTCGAATGGTTTCCTCATTTATTTGGTCCACGTCCAGCTGACACTCCGATCCTGAAATATTTGCAGGAGAGACTCAGACAAGCTGCTTTCCAGCGAGTCGATATTCAGACGGTGATCGCTACCGAGTATTTTCAGACTCCACTCGATGTCATTCGCATGCGTTGCTTCGGGCAAAGTCCCTCTATTCTCACGTCCGCCATCGAACAACACATGGAGAGTGTGATGCCGATTTTCGACCACTATGCCACTTCTGACGGTCTGCCAACTACGCATATGTATTACCTCGTTCGCGCGATTGTTTGATTCGCCATGTAAAAAAACCTCCAGCCGTATTTGGCCAGAGGTCGTCCTTACACTTATCCTTTTAGCAAATAGCTGTTACCGTCTTCATCCTGAAAAGTCGCATAGGTCCCCCACTGCATCTTGTTCAGTTCTCCTTGAAAAACAACACCGTTCGCGCGCATCGTTTCGTACGTCTTTTCAATTTCTGTACATTCAAAAACAATCGAGGCTTTTTGTTCCTGCCAGTTGCTCATCATGCTTTTCGGATAGAGTACCAAAGCAGTCTGGGCACCCGCTGGTCCTACCTCCAGCCAACTGCTGTTTGGTCCCATCGGGTGCTCTTGCTTGACTTCAAATCCAACCTTCTCTGTCCAGAACACTTTTGCACGTTGTTGATCTTCTACGTAAACAGCTACCGTTGCCATTTTGGTAATCATAATATCCTCCTTACTAACTCGAACCTTATCATCCCATTGTAACCGAAAAAAAGTTTACTTATCGCTATCAGCAAACCCAAATGTTGACAATGGTTATGCGAAAATTTATATTTAATTACGAAATGTAAGAAACAAAACATTGAATAAGCTTCTCCGTTTCAATGCATCATGTTAGTGTAAAAACAAGTTGCAGGAGGAATGCAGAGTGGGTAAGGATTTTATTGCAGCCGTAAAAGACAGAAGAACGTACTATGGGATCAGCAAGGAAAATGTTGCATCTGATGAGCGCATTAAAGAAATCGTACAGGAAGCAGTAAAGTACACGCCATCCGCATTCAACTCCCAAAGCGCTCGCGTTGTTGTCCTCTTGGGGGCGGAGCACGATAAGCTGTGGAACATGACCAAAGAAACGCTGCGTAAAATCGTTCCCGCTGAAAATTTCGGGGCCACGGAAGAAAAAATGAACGCCTTCGGTAGCGGCTACGGCACTGTTCTTTTCTTTGAAGACCAGAGCGTCGTCGAGAATCTCATGCAGCAATTCGAAGCGTACAAAGATAATTTCCCGATTTGGTCCGAGCAATCTTCCGGAATGCTTCAGTATGTTGTGTGGACTGCGTTGGAAACCGAGGGCTTCGGTGCTTCCTTGCAGCATTACAATCCACTTATTGATGAAGAAGTCCAACAAACATGGAAGCTCCCTAGCGAATGGAAGCTGAGAGCACAAATGCCTTTTGGCAAACCAACCGCTCAACCAGGTGAAAAACAATTCCAACCGTTAGATGAGAGAGTGAAGTTCTTTACCTAATTTTTATAAAATGGACGGCCAGAGATTTCGCATTCAGGCCGTCCTTTCGTATATTGAGCGATTGCTTTCCTCTTCCGTCTGTGATAGTATTACATTAAACAAAAGATTCTTATTTAAAGCGTTCACATATTGTAAAGGGTTTACATTTATGTTTGAACCTTTTACAATGTGTGAATTTTATTTTTTCATAAATAAAAGTTACATATTCATTTTATTTTGTTGGAGGTAACACCCATGCAAACAGGTACAGTTAAATGGTTCAACGCAGAAAAAGGTTATGGCTTCATCGCAGTTGAAGGCGGAAACGATGTATTCGTTCACTTCAGCGCAATCCAAGGCGAAGGTTTCAAAACCCTCGAAGAAGGCCAACGCGTTGAATTCAACGTGGTTGAAGGCAACCGTGGACCACAAGCTGAGAACGTAGTAAAACTGTAAATTACACATAAAGCTGCCCTTGCGAATAACAAGGGCGGCTTTTTTTCCAGCCCTTTTTCCTCACAAAATTCGTTCTTTGTTCCTAAAGAGCAGTTGACATTAGCCATGCCTCCCCATATAATCACTTTATAATGCAGAGTAAAGCAACGGCGCTTTCTAGCATAAAATATTCAGAATGTACACAAAGGAATAAACGCGACATGTATTTTCCGTTTATTTTTAGCGAGCTATGAAAGCGGTTCCAGTTGGCTGTTATTACCATTACCTGTAAACAAGTTTATACAAAGTAAGCAAAGGCGCTTAGGGTATATCTCATTTATTCATGAGATCCTAAGTGCTTTTATTGTTTACATCCGCAAAAAGGTGGGATATCCATGGAGCACATTGGAAGCGTCATTATTTACATCATCATGTTATGTGCAGTGATTGGTGCCATTGCCGCGATTCGCAACAGCGATGAGGGCCTCGGTAAGGAGTTCATGGAAGGGATTCACTCAACAGGTTACATCTTCGTTCCTGCTGCCGGTATTATGGCGTCCCTCCCGTACATCTCTTGGTTCGTAGAAAAAGCGGTATCACCCATCTTCAATAAAATTGGAGCAGATCCTGCGATTGCGGCAACTGCGATTCTCGCATCTGACATGGGTGGCTATCAGTTGGCAAACCTCCTGAAAACCACCACGGAAGGATGGGTTATGGCCATGATCGTCGGTCTGATGGCCGGTGCTACGATCGTGTTCTCCATCCCAATGGGACTTGCTATGTTGGACAAGCGCGACCATAAATACATGGCGCTTGGCGTAATGTCCGGTATTTTGACAGTTCCGATTGGTGCTTTTATCTCCAGCGCCATTCTTGTTTTGACAAATGCAGAGGTTCGCAATGAAATCTCGACAAACGCTGAATCGACTTATGCTTTTGCCATTGGCTTCGGACAGGTACTTCTCAACCTCTCACCGATTTTGTTCTTTGTATTAGCAATTGCTGCTGGTCTGCGCTTCCTGCCAGACCTGATGATTCGTGCCTTTATGATCTTCGGAAAAACGATGGACGCTGGTATCAAGCTCGTACTCGTATTCTCGATCGTTCAACACTTTACTGGCATCTTTACAAAGATTTTCGGAGCTTGGGGCTTCGATCCGATCATCGCCGATCCAACCGACCAATACCGTGCGTTGGAGACCGCTGGTTACATCGGTATCATGCTCGCAGGTGCGTTCCCAATGGTATACATGCTGCGTAAATATGCAGCGAAGCCACTCGAAGTATTGGGTAATAAACTGGGCATGAGCCCTTCTGGTAGTGCAGGTTTGCTCGCAACTAGCGCGAACATCCTGGCTATGTTCCGTCTTATTCGTTCCATGCCGCCAAAAGACAAGGTTATCAACATTTCCTTCGGGGTTTGTGCAGCTTTCTTGCTGGGTGACCACTTGTCCTTCTCGGCTAACTTCCAACCAAACATTATCTTGCCGGTCATGATCGGTAAATTGGGTGCAGGTATTATCGGGATTGCTTTTGCTTACTGGCTCTCCGTTCCGAAAGCACTTGAACTGGAAAAACAAGATCGTGCTGCGGGAATTATCGGTCCAGATGAGTACTTGGATCATCACAGCGCGCAAGCTGAAGCTGCAGCAACAAAACACTAAAAGCAAAAGAGCGGTCCTTCGTGGGCCGCTCTTTTTTCCTTTACACAACCTTCTAGCTCATCTCCCAAATTTCCATTTTTTTATTTCTTCGATCGCTGAATCCTTTTCGCAGTACAATTCCTCGAAGCTTTTCATTTCAGCCTCCACTCCAAAGTTATTGGCGCGGCGCCCATAAGATGACGCTCACTCCGATCAGGCAGATGATAGCACCTGCCCAGTCATACAAATCGGGTGTCTTTTTATCCACCAGCCATCCCCAAAAAACAGCAAGAACGATAAAAACCCCTCCATAGGCGGCATATACCCGCCCGAAGGAAGGGAAGCTTTGAAGCGTAGGAATGATTCCGTACAACACCAGGATCAGCGCCCCGACGATACCGTACCAGTATGGCTTGGACTCCTTTAGCCAAAGCCATACCAAATATCCCCCGCCGATTTCCGCCAATCCCGCCAAAATAAACAATAGTATCGATGCTGTCATCCATGGTTCCTCTTTTCCGATCAAAACGAGTAAGTGCAAAGATCACGTCTATTATCTGATTGTCTCTCATAGTCTGTATATGTAATCATCACATTGGCTCGCCATGATGGACAAATCCCCAAAATCTACCCTTGATGAGCAGCTTGTGGAGAGCAGCACAAATCTCCTTTGCCGGATTCAAGTGAAGATTTCAGGCTCCCCAATACATGAGACCAAGCCATTTCGTGCCAGCCCCGAGCCTTTTCCCACTCCTCTCCCTCTTTCCAACCGAAATGCTCGACCAATACTTGCGTTTTCCCCTCTGCTTCTGACAAGGTAACAAGCACGTAAGTCAAGGCATCCTCGTGATTCATGGTATCTGCGAATTCGTCCGGTCCCTTCCATGTAAAGCCCAGGCGCTCCTTCGGTTCAAAATGGGTAATGATGCACCCTTTCGTCCCCATCTGGTCGCGATTGGCTGGATTGAAGTACAATTCATACGCTCCGCCCAAAAACGGCTCAATCGTTGCATCAGGCGCAAACCACTGAACAAGCCGTTCCTTTCGTGTCCATGCCCACCAAACCAGCTCTATAGATGATGATACTTCTATCTCCGCTTTCAAGAAACCCATGAAACTTCCCCCCCAACTATTTTCCTAACAGTTTGAAAATAGCAATTTCTGTATAACCAGTCAATACAGAACACTCGCTGTCCTCAACATTCACGCCCGAACGAGATTTCAAGAGTATTAATGAGTCTGAACAAGTCTGAATGGAATATTTTTTGCTAAAAAGTGTAATTGTGCAGTAATCACATAAGAATGAATGCTATAATAACTAAGTAAGTAAAAAATTTCACAATGGGGAGAGGAACGATGGAACAACCACTTGCAAAATCGACTCATCAGAAATTACCCATTGGAAAATTGCTCAAGAGGGTCTTCGGTATCCTGATTGGTGCTTCCCTGTTCTCGGTAGCACTCGAGATTTTTCTCGTACCGAACAATATTATCGACGGTGGAATCGTAGGTATCTCGATTATTACCTCGCATCTGTCTGGAATCCCTCTTGGCGTTTTCCTGTTTGTGCTTAACTTGCCCTTCTTGATCATAGGGTACAAGCAAATCGGAAAAACGTTTGCACTCTCGACCCTCTTTGGGGTTACGATCATGTCAATTGGAACGACACTCCTTCACCCTGTCCCAGGGCTAACGGATGATCCCCTGCTTGCAGCTGTATTTGGGGGTATCCTGCTCGGGATTGGCGTTGGACTTGTTCTTCGCTATGGAGGCTCTCTGGACGGTACAGAGATCGTTGCTGTACTG from the Brevibacillus brevis genome contains:
- a CDS encoding superoxide dismutase family protein, whose translation is MSSQHGRRTGQSFAEIQGGPLAPNLHGYVVFTDVPYGTEVFVEVSGLPAFQPAAGNQPQIGPFGFHLHEHGVCTVGNSEDPFTAAGSHWNPTQQPHGNHVGDFPVLFSNDGYARMTFFTNKISAADVVGRTLIIHQSPDDFHSQPAGNSGKRLACGVIYAG
- a CDS encoding GNAT family N-acetyltransferase; this encodes MYHVKGNQQLAGQLLHDKSDVMFAGVVAGNHPGLIWVDNPDKPSCALVWSTGLSSFAFLGEPSKSIHPATFSAFFQTQIGPILKQKDLSYFEFSRESKEWDSLLTPIMKSSGWETSTQFVYRSSCDQGEEPSFIIPAPYYSIELGESFLRGHDTVIPSNLDFVTDYLHEYWYSIDDFLENGYGYAALTTDHEVASICMSTAVYQSTHAIGVETLEPYRQKGLSSTLAYQLQNRLHQEAVTVWWDCMDSNIASQKTAEKAGLHLSHRYEVSWFSYAAQ
- a CDS encoding 1,4-dihydroxy-6-naphthoate synthase, whose protein sequence is MKIAFSPCPNDTFVFHAWAHDLIPGAPKLDIMYADIDITNTLAAQGEGPEVMKISYAALPWVMDNYSLLPCGGALGRGCGPLVLTQGNSGESANDPARLSNKRVAVPSERSTAYLLFRLWAAQNVPGGVGEIVVMPFHEIMPAVRDGKIDAGLVIHEARFTYQNYGLSLMTDLGNWWESDTHLPIPLGAIIAKKSMDIEALTNWTRSSVEYAWANPTASQEYVMSHAQELSLEVAQAHINLYVNEFTRNLGNDGYAAVEALLGRAAEEGLVPAFDLSTLRR
- a CDS encoding class I SAM-dependent methyltransferase — its product is MLHPPNPNTHPEWIAPHSLAWYTQLGQMTGEYVYPWRSTITEPNGESLFMEEIGRMVPNQSVLDIGCGHGAFTMHWSRSAKEIVGLDVTENFVQKVRAQIPENVSFVVSNTKYTLPFHDDTFDCAYNRKGPTSAYPDITRVVKRGGSFIGLHPGDQLSAELFEWFPHLFGPRPADTPILKYLQERLRQAAFQRVDIQTVIATEYFQTPLDVIRMRCFGQSPSILTSAIEQHMESVMPIFDHYATSDGLPTTHMYYLVRAIV
- a CDS encoding futalosine hydrolase, with product MILSQQYRSILVVTSVDAEREAVMRGIQGDERFTVIAGGVGPAAAAASTARALACADYDLVICAGICGGFVGQAEIGSLVVATEIICADLGAETPEGFCSVDELGFGSARVSVDQALVEQLTNAMKEAGLAAKKGIVLTLSTVTGTAETAAALVQRMPDALAEAMEGYGVATAAQAAGRPVLEIRTVSNAIGPRDKSAWRIKDALESLEKGSSVLREVLS
- a CDS encoding response regulator transcription factor; this encodes MKRVLLIEDEINMARFIELELRYESFAITVAHDGHKGLELALKEEWDVILLDVMLPALDGITVCQKIRSVKKTPIIMLTARDSITDRVSGLDSGADDYIPKPFAIEELLARIRVVFRRQEEQENVPQTLLAHRELVVQMEGRVVTKNNQPVELTKREYDLLVTFMKNINRVLPREVLLDTVWGFEAAVETNVVDVYVRYLRNKIDSPNEDSYISTVRGIGYVMRK
- a CDS encoding VOC family protein, whose translation is MITKMATVAVYVEDQQRAKVFWTEKVGFEVKQEHPMGPNSSWLEVGPAGAQTALVLYPKSMMSNWQEQKASIVFECTEIEKTYETMRANGVVFQGELNKMQWGTYATFQDEDGNSYLLKG
- a CDS encoding sensor histidine kinase, which encodes MRGPSRFLKLPIKWKLTVWSSLLLFLVFIGYNSFQYFFVEKWMFNQEQQVVQQTMREFLNYALEKEQSFEEDDLAELRSFLEKINQRNQMIRILDGEGNPIVVVSENFQDITLPPLPPVQSIRTQTQEVRGDLLIMSSPLTIFQFNGTVMILKNMKEFEQLSGALFQVMAIGCLTAVIISGLGGRLLARQLLKPLQSMNETMSNVRQKGFHERVQFHDNQDEIATLMKMFNKMMDQVERSFLQQRQFVEDASHELRTPIAIMEGHLGMLRRWGKNDPAVLEESLQTSIQELARLKGLVQELLALTRAEHVEIEENVALHDPDRAVCHMIKKFAMIQPTFTIEQELAPLAGEILAISEEHLEQVLLILLDNAVKYSGESRRIYVRAKVQENVACMEIIDEGIGIPEQDLPYVLDRLYRVDKARNSGESGYGLGLAIAKRLLMRYNGSITIQSVEQNGTTVTVFVPLRQ
- a CDS encoding Fe(3+) ABC transporter substrate-binding protein is translated as MRKKSMLAVMLSTMLTLPILAACGNGANTAQPQTEAPKAQEPAATEQAVNVFTARHYDIDSKLFAEFTKQTGIKVNEVKGTAEELVERLKREGESSEADLFITVDGGVLNYAKQNGVLQPIQSAEVEKNVPKELRDPDNQWIGMATRARVIVYAKDRVKPEQLSTYEDLATDKWKGKVLVRSSSNLYNQSLVASFIELNGEQAALDWAKGLVNNFARKPEGGDRDQAKAVVAKVGDVAIMNTYYVGQMLNSKDAEEVKVAQNIGVFFPNQETTGTHLNISGIGLTKHAKNKDNAVKLIEFVTGKEAQTMLTNGSYEFPVNAEADKPALLKEWGEFKTQKLDFAKLGEYNKKAVELLNQAGWK